TACCACTTAAAGCAGTACTATAAACAATTTCTAAGTTGATCCCATTGTGAAGAACGTCTTCTGCAACATTATTTATATAATTCCTGAAAAATATTGAATGTTTGTATAATTCATAAGAATTGATTTTAGAGTTGTATTTCATTATTTCTCCAATACATCAACCTTATCTAACCTTATTCAATATACAAAAAATAATTATAGATCAATTATTTATTTTTGCTAAAAAAAAATAGCAAAAATAATAAAAAATTGCAAAAAAAATTTAAACTTATTCTTTAGATAGAAGAAATATTTACTTATTTAAATCTACTTTATAAACAATGCATATAACATAGATATTAATGCTAGAAATATTCCTACATTAATGGTAATAATAGTCCCAAACATCCAAGCATGTAATTTAAATGTTCCTTTAACCTCTGATGCAAATTTATCTATCTTAGTATCAAGTTCCATTTTGTTCACTTCCATATCTTTTCTTACAAGAGAAATATCTGACTTTAATTCGTCCCTTACTTTGTCGATTTTATTATTTAAGTTATTTTCAACAGTATCTATTTTGTTATCAAGTTCATTAAATTTAGTATCTATTTTGTTATCAAGTTCATTAAATTTAGTATCTATTTTGTTATCAAGGGCATCTTTAACCTTTTCAATATCAGATCTTAAACCACGCTCTAACATCTCCAATTTTATGTCAAAGTTCTCTTTTAAATATTCAAGATCTTTAGTAGTAAGTTCATTTTTATAGTATCTATAAGATAAATCGTCCGCAATATCTCTCTTAATACCAGCTTTTACAAGCTCATTTAATACCATCTGCCTAGTAATTACAGGCTCCATTTGCATATACTCCATAAAGAATCTCCTTATGTAATTATTATACAATAATTTATAAGCTAAATGAAAGTAAATTTAGTAAAATGCCTAATTCTATCACGATAATTTAAAGACATAATTAAATATGCTGCTGATAATGCATCAAGAGCATCATCATGAACTTTACCATCTCCATTATATGAATAAATATCACTAAATGCAGAACGACTACTATAATCTAATAAATGCATCTTGTTATAAGTAAATGGTGTTAATAAAGAAACAATTCTTGAGTGTTTATTTGTTTTGGGTCTTGTTGGTGCAATTCTAAAGTAATTTGGCATATTATCTCGAAGTCTAACATATTCACGTGTTAAAGACCCAGCTCCTTTAATATCATCTCTATCTTCAATATAAAGTGTATTAACATTTAAATTCCCCATTATTACCTTTATTGTATTCATAATATATGGATCAACAGCTGGTTTTTGCTCTTGAAATATAAATGCATAATACTTATCCGATACCTTCTCTAAAACACAAAGAGAAGTATTATCCCCACCACTACTATATGCAGGATCTAAATAAGCTATAGGACTTTTAAATTCATAGTCTTCAATAATATTAATATTACGGAATATAGCATCATTATTTGCGACCCATTCTCCTAGTAGTACACTGGCTTTATATGTT
The nucleotide sequence above comes from Borrelia hispanica CRI. Encoded proteins:
- the bdr gene encoding Bdr family repetitive protein; its protein translation is MEYMQMEPVITRQMVLNELVKAGIKRDIADDLSYRYYKNELTTKDLEYLKENFDIKLEMLERGLRSDIEKVKDALDNKIDTKFNELDNKIDTKFNELDNKIDTVENNLNNKIDKVRDELKSDISLVRKDMEVNKMELDTKIDKFASEVKGTFKLHAWMFGTIITINVGIFLALISMLYALFIK